A genomic segment from Lutzomyia longipalpis isolate SR_M1_2022 chromosome 3, ASM2433408v1 encodes:
- the LOC129792451 gene encoding probable Ufm1-specific protease 1 — protein sequence MSRDLLENVHEGLPDPTPSGKTFVIRGKYSYFHYNCDGFQDAGWGCGYRTLQSMCSWIRNSSMEKSGKATQSVPTIPKIQETLVQLNDKPESFVGSREWIGALEVFYTVDALYDVSCKIIHIPSNNDVKKYVSLVKQYLEDYGGFIMMGGDVDCSSKGIAGVHIAGNDAYLLIVDPHFVTTSGNVTIEEVQRKNFVKWQHTSEFLDSSFYNLCLPLVKGPNTAA from the exons ATGAGTAGGGATTTGCTGGAGAATGTCCATGAAGGTCTTCCGGATCCCACGCCATCGGGGAAAACATTTGTCATTCGCGGAAAGTATTCCTATTTTCACTACAATTGCGATGGTTTTCAGGACGCG GGATGGGGATGTGGCTACCGTACTCTTCAATCCATGTGTTCGTGGATAAGGAATTCCTCCATggaaaaatcaggaaaagcAACCCAGAGTGTTCCGACAATTCCAAAGATCCAGGAAACTTTGGTGCAACTCAATGATAAACCGGAAAGCTTTGTCGGTTCCCGGGAATGGATTGGGGCTCTGGAGGTATTCTACACAGTGGACGCTCTGTATGATGTGTCatgcaaaattattcacaTCCCCTCCAACAATGACGTGAAGAAGTACGTGAGCCTCGTGAAGCAGTACCTGGAGGACTATGGAGGCTTCATTATGATGGGTGGGGACGTGGATTGTAGTTCAAAGGGAATTGCGGGGGTTCACATAGCCGGCAATGATGCTTACCTCTTAATTGTGGATCCTCATTTTGTCACAACATCCGGCAACGTCACGATTGAGGAAGTCCAAAGGAAGAACTTTGTTAAGTGGCAGCATACATCTGAATTCCTGGACAGCTCATTCTACAATCTCTGCTTGCCACTTGTTAAAGGACCCAATACGGCGGCGTAG
- the LOC129792380 gene encoding oxysterol-binding protein-related protein 9 has protein sequence MGTTMLEGTLSKWTNVMKGWQYRWFVLDENAGLLSYYTSKEKMMKGVRRGCVRLKGAIVGIDDQDVNTFTITVDHKTFHFQARDADEREKWVSRLEDTILRHGNRSRGIWEPQGSFHGSTHSSTKQRPNYLQAFDRKVSEADAYLQLIIDQTVKIEQRIASIEDTEERDKCKVVQEQANTMLDHIKHSIVLLQIAKNTAHPINGVYQGPSNKLETTIDVEQPPDLPIETGIAFGSECMEGGSRQSVQHNFESATALNLLVPETSYSSSEGEEDFYDANEDILTCSPSSPTYNVRSFPDSLDPEVAPNTRNVTDKDAENSTSTPSHERKRLGSRLPICTDGSLDYDALYEDHSDDDISMESHGSVVTHLLSQVKIGMDLTKVVLPTFILERRSLLEMYADYFAHPDLFIKIADLKDPRDRIVQVVKWYLSAYHAGRKSSVAKKPYNPILGEVFQCHWNIAENNEQVDNELVSDGPVPWCSKNQLTFVAEQVSHHPPISAFYAEHYAKKISFSAHVWTKSKFLGISIGVHNIGQGIVTLCDLNEEYIVTFPNGYGRSILTVPWIELGGTVTISCPRTGYHADVEFLTKPFYGGKKNRITADIYAPGEKKSFVSIAGEWSGAMEAKWNDGSRHKPEMFVDVNSIPIFHKNVRPIAEQADNESRKVWKEVTAGLKLNDIDRATGAKCSVEQKQREEAKERKELGTEWENKYFKAVGENWIYTNPLSQRLYAQSKRERR, from the exons tctaaagaaaaaatgatgaaaggCGTAAGGAGGGGGTGTGTTCGACTAAAGGGTGCAATTGTTGGTATTGATGATCAGGATGTGAATACGTTCACAATTACAGTTGATCACAAGACGTTTCACTTTCAG GCGAGGGATGCGGATGAACGTGAAAAATGGGTTAGTCGCCTTGAGGATACAATCCTACGGCATGGCAATCGAAGTCGTGGCATTTGGGAGCCGCAGGGCAGCTTCCATGGTTCAACGCATAGTTCAACGAAGCAACGTCCAAATTACTTGCAGGCTTTCGATAGGAAAGTTTCCGAAGCTGATGCATATCTACAACTTATAATTGATCAGACTGTCAAAATTGAGCAGCGTATTGCGAGTATAGAGGATACAGAGGAACGGGATAAGTGCAAGGTTGTGCAGGAGCAGGCAAATACCATGTTGGACCACATTAAACACTCAATTGTTTTGCTTCAAATTGCAAAG AATACAGCTCATCCCATCAATGGAGTTTACCAGGGTCCATCCAATAAATTGGAGACAACGATTGACGTTG AGCAACCGCCAGACTTACCAATTGAGACTGGCATTGCTTTTGGGTCGGAATGCATGGAAGGAGGAAGTCGACAATCTGTTCAGCATAATTttgaat CTGCAACTGCTCTCAATCTTCTAGTGCCAGAAACATCATATTCCAGTTCAGAGGGTGAGGAGGATTTCTATGACGCTAACGAGGATATCTTGACGTGTAGCCCAAGTAGTCCAACATA CAATGTGCGCTCCTTCCCTGATTCTCTCGATCCAGAAGTTGCGCCGAACACGAGGAATGTCACGGACAAGGATGCAGAGAATTCAACGTCAACGCCATCGCATGAGCGCAAGAGACTGGGTTCAAGGCTCCCCATATGTACAGACGGCAGTTTGGACTATGATG CTCTGTATGAGGATCATTCCGATGACGATATCTCAATGGAATCCCATGGTTCCGTTGTAACACATTTACTTTCGCAAGTAAAGATTGGTATGGATTTAACCAAAGTTGTCTTGCCGACATTCATCTTGGAACGTAGATCGCTCCTTGAAATGTACGCAGACTATTTTGCCCATCCGGATCTCTTTATAAAGATAGCCGATCTCAAGGATCCACGTGATAGGATTGTTCAGGTGGTTAAGTGGTATTTGAGTGCATACCACGCCGGGAGGAAGAGTAGTGTTGCCAAGAAGCCATATAATCCCATTTTGGGTGAAGTATTCCAGTGTCATTGGAATATTGCTGAAAACA ATGAACAAGTTGACAATGAACTAGTCTCAGATGGTCCAGTTCCGTGGTGCAGCAAAAACCAATTAACATTCGTGGCAGAACAAGTGTCCCATCATCCACCaa tttctgCCTTCTATGCTGAACACTATGCAAAAAAGATATCCTTCTCGGCCCATGTGTGGACCAAATCAAAATTCCTGGGCATCTCAATTGGTGTCCACAACATTGGCCAGGGTATTGTAACTCTGTGCGACTTGAATGAGGAGTACATTGTCACATTCCCCAATGGGTATGGGCGATCGATTCTCACGGTGCCGTGGATTGAATTGGGCGGTACTGTGACAATCTCTTGCCCACGTACCGGATATCATGCGGATGttgaatttctcacaaaaccCTTCTACGGTGGTAAGAAGAATCGCATAACGGCCGATATTTATGCACCCGGTGAGAAGAAGTCATTTGTGAGCATAGCTGGGGAATGGAGTGGTGCCATGGAGGCTAAATGGAATGATGGATCACGGCATAAACCAGAGATGTTCGTTGATGTCAATAGCATTCCCATATTCCATAAAAATGTAAGGCCAATCGCTGAGCAGGCAGACAACGAGAGTAGGAAAGTGTGGAAGGAAGTTACGGCAGGATTAAA ATTGAATGACATCGACCGCGCAACCGGTGCCAAGTGTAGCGTTGAGCAGAAGCAACGCGAAGAGGCGAAGGAGCGCAAGGAGTTGGGTACGGAATGGGAGAATAAGTATTTCAAGGCAGTTGGTGAAAATTGGATCTACACAAATCCACTTTCCCAGAGGCTCTATGCACAATCAAAGCGTGAGAGGCGGTAG